One Calditrichia bacterium DNA window includes the following coding sequences:
- a CDS encoding MotA/TolQ/ExbB proton channel family protein yields the protein MFDKHIISLILNSSIFAKIILGTLLLLSLIAWSIFLQKLAQMGAVIRSLRNNADKKSSNNTAEASNQTMVFPQNKVTIPLIQQGETALKSAVSALRKSADYLGGLQPDTLERMVREVDPMFRDELKQRLDIAVEKEVGQIANGISFLGTTITISPFLGLLGTVWGVMDAFLSIGMKGSADLATVAPGIAEALITTIAGLAVAIPAVFCYNRLNNRLQLVEDEMHHLSGEINIYFGQRWFHEKTKIQHAIRNKRDIVS from the coding sequence ATGTTTGATAAACATATTATTTCACTCATACTTAACAGCAGCATTTTTGCGAAAATCATTTTGGGAACGCTCCTCTTGCTTTCATTGATTGCATGGTCAATTTTTTTACAAAAACTGGCGCAAATGGGGGCTGTCATCCGGAGTTTGCGCAATAATGCAGACAAAAAATCATCGAACAATACGGCGGAAGCTTCGAATCAAACGATGGTTTTTCCCCAAAACAAAGTAACAATTCCGTTGATTCAGCAGGGTGAAACGGCGTTAAAATCAGCGGTGTCGGCGTTACGGAAATCGGCGGATTATTTGGGCGGATTGCAGCCGGATACGCTCGAACGGATGGTTCGGGAAGTGGATCCGATGTTCCGCGATGAGCTGAAACAACGGCTCGATATCGCTGTTGAAAAAGAAGTTGGGCAGATCGCCAACGGTATTTCTTTTTTGGGCACAACGATTACGATCAGTCCGTTTTTGGGATTACTGGGCACGGTTTGGGGCGTTATGGATGCATTTTTGAGCATCGGGATGAAAGGCAGCGCCGATCTGGCAACGGTTGCCCCGGGAATAGCTGAAGCGCTGATCACAACCATTGCCGGACTGGCAGTGGCGATTCCGGCGGTGTTTTGTTACAACCGGCTGAATAACCGGTTGCAGCTTGTTGAGGATGAAATGCATCACCTCAGCGGCGAAATTAACATATATTTTGGTCAACGGTGGTTCCATGAGAAAACGAAAATCCAACATGCTATCCGAAATAAACGTGACATCGTTAGTTGA
- a CDS encoding polysaccharide biosynthesis C-terminal domain-containing protein — translation MTGAMRAKSLLNRSLLVAGHSVNQLLPAITGILTSLLVIRFGSISLWGEFVYVTVVFSIVNSVIGWGNKEFLLRSFSRAPRSIDKFWQRSVIARLPLLLLIVPVLFIFTGIGWHGIAFAALWGVAVFVHQSFESLVMFHKRFTVAATLEVIAAVVLLAEIVWLRDRLTLDVLLLIFTIPAWLKAIAIAIYFRKQAFANWIGKFDAAFFRDAQLFFLLTLVGLLEIKIDLLCINYFLPKSEVGRYQVLIMFLIYLKNAGFFLTAPFIKNIYRMNRASLHKLRNRLFTFGAPLLLIGIAAIFVALSQIYGFNFSWDIYLLGYLFAVPHLLYLIETYQLIRESRERIVLMVSIAGIGCNLLLNMLLIPQFGLTGAIFSSAISQWMILILYRRSEDSFNRRGHGGYRENRAFLN, via the coding sequence ATGACCGGCGCGATGAGAGCTAAATCGTTATTAAATCGCAGCTTACTGGTTGCCGGGCACTCGGTGAATCAGTTGCTTCCGGCGATAACCGGGATTCTGACATCGCTGCTGGTGATCCGTTTTGGCTCAATTTCGCTGTGGGGCGAATTCGTTTATGTGACGGTTGTTTTCTCGATTGTCAACAGCGTAATCGGTTGGGGAAACAAGGAATTTTTATTGCGATCGTTCAGCCGCGCGCCGCGAAGTATCGACAAATTTTGGCAGCGATCGGTGATTGCGCGACTGCCGTTGCTCCTTCTGATTGTGCCTGTGCTGTTTATTTTTACCGGAATTGGCTGGCACGGAATCGCATTTGCTGCGCTGTGGGGCGTTGCGGTTTTTGTGCATCAGTCATTCGAATCGCTGGTGATGTTTCACAAACGATTCACGGTCGCTGCGACGCTCGAAGTCATTGCGGCAGTGGTTTTGCTCGCTGAAATTGTCTGGCTCCGCGATCGATTGACACTCGATGTGCTGTTGCTGATTTTCACGATTCCGGCGTGGCTGAAAGCGATTGCTATTGCCATTTATTTCCGCAAACAAGCGTTCGCCAACTGGATCGGCAAATTTGATGCGGCATTTTTTCGCGATGCGCAATTGTTTTTTCTGCTCACGCTCGTCGGGCTGCTGGAAATAAAAATTGACCTGTTGTGCATCAATTATTTTTTGCCAAAAAGCGAGGTCGGGCGATACCAGGTGCTGATCATGTTCCTGATTTATCTGAAAAATGCCGGATTTTTCCTGACCGCGCCGTTCATCAAAAATATTTACCGGATGAATCGCGCGTCGCTGCACAAACTACGAAATCGATTGTTTACTTTTGGCGCACCACTGTTGCTGATTGGCATCGCCGCGATTTTTGTTGCGCTGAGCCAAATTTACGGCTTTAATTTCAGTTGGGACATTTATCTGTTGGGCTATTTATTTGCGGTGCCGCATTTGCTGTATCTTATTGAAACGTATCAACTTATCCGCGAGTCGCGCGAGCGAATTGTGCTGATGGTTTCAATCGCCGGGATCGGCTGCAACCTGTTGCTCAACATGCTGCTGATCCCGCAATTCGGGCTGACAGGCGCGATTTTTTCCAGCGCCATCAGCCAATGGATGATTCTCATTTTGTATCGCCGCAGCGAAGATTCATTTAACCGCAGAGGACACGGAGGATACAGAGAAAATAGAGCGTTTTTGAATTAA
- a CDS encoding PD40 domain-containing protein, with translation MINTAELKWIRFVTGLLMACAASVTAIAQENVYLRAESKMFERMPLIIHQTTAVNVGDEKFVKEFMSTLQTDLWYSNVIEPLTAANRNSDDAAGSGKAATFYLETQLKGVGEELIAEYAIMEVGTDRPVARNEFRGCRSAVRLLAHWLVDDLVFQLTGENGIAKTRICFVTSVYHYKEIGVVDYDGHNKSFVTQNRELNLTPEWTIDGQRIIFTSYKNQNPDLFDVGISDKKEFAFFSSPGLETSPAISPDGKEIAFVSTKDGNAEIYVVSTSGRNLRRLTNHGSIDTSPDWSPDGREIVFSSDRTGKPQIYIMNADGSSQRRLPVDLAYCDSPVWSPKGDRIAFVSRSDSGFDIFVYLPGTGEVLQLTVSQGSNEDPCWSPDGFQLAFSSTRNAGKRDIYTMFWDGSQVLRLTFSGNCSSPSWSPNFRNSSELSCE, from the coding sequence ATGATAAATACCGCTGAATTAAAATGGATTCGATTTGTTACCGGTTTGCTGATGGCTTGCGCTGCATCAGTAACGGCTATTGCTCAGGAAAATGTGTATTTGCGCGCGGAGAGCAAAATGTTCGAGCGTATGCCGCTGATTATTCATCAAACAACCGCTGTGAATGTCGGGGATGAAAAATTTGTAAAAGAATTTATGAGCACTTTGCAAACGGATTTGTGGTATTCAAATGTTATCGAACCGCTAACCGCAGCCAATCGCAATAGCGATGATGCCGCCGGTTCCGGCAAAGCTGCAACATTTTATCTGGAAACGCAATTAAAGGGAGTCGGCGAAGAGCTAATTGCAGAATACGCAATAATGGAAGTTGGCACAGATCGTCCGGTTGCCCGGAACGAATTTCGGGGTTGCCGAAGTGCAGTGCGTTTGTTGGCACATTGGCTGGTGGATGATCTGGTATTTCAATTGACCGGGGAAAACGGTATCGCGAAAACCAGAATTTGCTTTGTTACTTCTGTTTATCATTACAAAGAAATTGGCGTTGTGGATTACGACGGGCACAATAAATCTTTTGTCACGCAAAATCGCGAACTGAACCTGACACCGGAATGGACAATTGACGGACAGCGGATAATTTTTACGTCTTACAAAAATCAAAATCCGGATTTATTCGATGTTGGCATTTCGGACAAAAAGGAATTTGCCTTTTTCAGTTCGCCGGGGCTGGAAACCTCACCGGCGATCTCGCCGGACGGGAAGGAGATTGCCTTTGTATCCACTAAAGATGGCAATGCGGAGATTTACGTTGTCAGCACCTCCGGCAGAAATTTACGCCGGTTAACGAATCACGGAAGTATCGATACATCGCCGGACTGGTCTCCGGATGGTCGCGAGATTGTTTTTTCATCGGATCGAACCGGAAAACCGCAAATTTATATAATGAATGCGGATGGCAGTAGTCAGCGCCGGCTGCCGGTTGATTTGGCGTATTGCGATTCGCCGGTTTGGTCACCAAAAGGCGACAGGATTGCATTTGTCAGCCGCAGCGATAGCGGTTTCGATATTTTTGTGTATCTGCCGGGCACCGGCGAGGTGCTGCAATTAACCGTAAGTCAGGGCAGCAACGAAGATCCCTGCTGGTCACCGGACGGGTTTCAGCTGGCTTTCAGTTCCACCCGGAACGCCGGGAAACGCGACATTTACACAATGTTTTGGGATGGTTCGCAGGTGTTGCGGTTGACTTTTTCCGGAAATTGCAGCAGCCCGTCCTGGTCGCCAAATTTCAGAAACAGCAGCGAATTGTCGTGTGAATAA
- a CDS encoding PIN domain-containing protein — translation MIYFDTDVLVHSVVLQTRAAQLLAVDTIQSAMVEGKYTVSQLVLQELAFVLARIGVEPVLIQENLRFHSKFTEFRISDSIFDRAVALAGKLGFRHINDCLHTAIAETFCEELVTFNAKDFKKISAMTTLKITILA, via the coding sequence ATGATTTATTTTGATACGGATGTGCTGGTGCATTCGGTCGTCCTCCAGACGAGAGCGGCGCAGTTGTTGGCAGTCGATACGATTCAATCCGCGATGGTTGAGGGGAAATATACGGTATCTCAGCTGGTGCTGCAGGAATTGGCTTTTGTGCTGGCCCGCATCGGTGTTGAGCCGGTTTTGATTCAGGAAAACCTGCGGTTTCACTCAAAATTCACGGAGTTCCGCATCAGCGACTCGATTTTTGACCGGGCTGTGGCGCTTGCGGGAAAGCTTGGCTTCCGTCACATCAATGACTGCCTGCATACCGCCATCGCCGAAACCTTTTGCGAAGAGCTGGTCACTTTCAATGCAAAAGATTTCAAAAAGATCAGCGCTATGACCACCCTGAAAATCACTATCCTTGCGTGA
- a CDS encoding AbrB/MazE/SpoVT family DNA-binding domain-containing protein, producing the protein MLTVSSKIDQFGRVIIPKQIRKEMDLKPGDGFEIRIEGMTLVLVPYEMDKKTQSDLKAFTDLLRLNRRREKKVDKSIDLSALADEVNA; encoded by the coding sequence ATGTTAACAGTCAGTTCTAAAATCGACCAGTTTGGCAGAGTGATTATTCCAAAGCAAATCAGAAAAGAAATGGACCTGAAACCGGGTGACGGTTTTGAAATCAGAATCGAGGGTATGACACTGGTGCTCGTTCCGTATGAAATGGATAAGAAAACGCAATCTGATTTGAAGGCATTCACGGACTTGCTGCGGCTTAACAGACGGCGTGAGAAGAAAGTGGATAAATCGATAGACCTTTCTGCCCTGGCTGATGAGGTTAATGCATGA
- a CDS encoding helix-turn-helix transcriptional regulator, translating to MSQSTFRIHNQIRTLRFHHGDMTQQELADQIGVTRQTVNAIEGGKYSPSLEVAFRIAQVFNKPLEDVFQYVANQK from the coding sequence GTGAGCCAGTCAACATTCAGGATTCACAATCAGATCCGAACCCTTCGGTTCCATCATGGCGATATGACCCAGCAGGAATTGGCTGATCAGATTGGCGTAACACGGCAAACGGTAAATGCTATCGAGGGTGGCAAGTATTCCCCCTCACTAGAAGTAGCTTTTCGAATTGCGCAAGTCTTTAACAAACCGTTGGAAGATGTGTTTCAGTATGTTGCAAACCAGAAGTAG
- a CDS encoding radical SAM protein — translation MNKVILFNPRAAHHNVRIPNSILQLGAAIEGKFEYEFVDGNRENDPWQRIESLLQTGEFRYFGCTAMPAMQLKQAIPFSQKIRTQFPEIVIIWGGYFASNQHKSVLNSGFVDYVVDGPGDIAFPKLLTALAENQPLDAIENLIFKRDGNIIRNAREALLDQDSLPPLPYEKLNRAYSIDGYLGRTYLGRKTLAYHSSMGCPFSCSFCAVVPIYNARWRGKSAKNIYSDVKFLKENYGADAIEFHDNNFFVSEKRTVEFANLIAPENMVWWGEARIDTLNKYSDDSLRRMRDSGCKMIFFGAETGNDAVLQQMNKGGTQSGEQIKAFAARMAQFDIIPEYSFVLGMPADSPEKVMRQIDEDIEFIKEIKRINPATEIIIYVYSPVPTEGSELYELAKENGFKFTEKLTDWLNPEWENFDLRKNPLTPWLTPEMVDKIRNFETVLNAYHPTVSDIKLSAFQRKTMRLISALRYKTNLFRWPYELRFLQSRWLRYRQPEIEGF, via the coding sequence ATGAACAAAGTGATACTTTTTAACCCTCGCGCAGCCCATCACAACGTGCGGATTCCCAACTCAATTTTGCAATTGGGCGCCGCAATCGAGGGGAAATTTGAGTACGAATTTGTTGATGGCAATCGCGAAAACGATCCGTGGCAGCGCATTGAATCGTTGTTGCAAACCGGCGAATTTCGCTATTTTGGCTGCACGGCAATGCCCGCAATGCAGCTCAAACAAGCGATTCCTTTTTCCCAAAAAATCCGTACACAATTTCCGGAAATAGTGATTATTTGGGGCGGTTATTTTGCCAGCAACCAGCACAAATCTGTGCTCAATTCCGGCTTTGTGGATTACGTGGTGGACGGTCCCGGGGACATCGCATTTCCAAAATTACTCACTGCCTTGGCGGAAAATCAGCCGCTCGATGCCATCGAAAATCTCATTTTCAAACGTGACGGAAACATCATTCGAAATGCCCGGGAAGCGTTGCTGGATCAGGATTCTCTGCCGCCGTTGCCATACGAAAAACTGAATCGCGCGTATTCGATCGACGGCTATTTGGGGCGCACATATCTGGGGCGAAAAACGCTGGCGTATCACTCCAGTATGGGTTGTCCGTTTTCCTGCTCGTTTTGTGCGGTAGTGCCGATTTACAACGCCCGCTGGCGCGGAAAATCCGCCAAAAATATTTACAGCGATGTCAAATTTTTGAAAGAAAATTACGGCGCGGACGCCATCGAATTTCACGACAACAATTTTTTTGTGTCGGAAAAACGCACGGTTGAATTTGCGAATCTGATTGCGCCGGAAAACATGGTGTGGTGGGGTGAAGCCCGCATCGATACGCTCAACAAATACAGCGACGATTCGCTGCGGCGGATGCGCGACTCCGGTTGCAAAATGATATTTTTCGGCGCGGAAACCGGCAACGATGCGGTGCTGCAGCAAATGAACAAAGGCGGCACGCAGTCCGGCGAACAAATCAAGGCTTTTGCGGCGCGGATGGCGCAATTCGACATCATCCCGGAGTATTCATTTGTCCTGGGCATGCCCGCCGATTCGCCGGAAAAAGTGATGCGCCAAATCGATGAAGATATTGAATTTATCAAAGAAATCAAGCGGATCAATCCGGCAACGGAAATCATCATTTATGTGTACAGTCCCGTGCCGACAGAGGGCTCCGAGCTATACGAACTGGCGAAAGAAAACGGCTTCAAATTCACTGAAAAACTGACCGACTGGCTCAACCCCGAATGGGAAAATTTTGATTTGCGCAAAAATCCGCTCACGCCCTGGCTCACACCGGAAATGGTCGACAAAATCCGCAATTTTGAAACGGTGCTGAACGCCTATCACCCGACGGTTTCGGACATCAAACTGAGCGCGTTCCAGCGCAAAACCATGCGGCTGATTTCCGCGCTGCGATACAAAACGAACCTGTTCCGCTGGCCATACGAACTGCGCTTTTTGCAGAGCCGCTGGCTGCGCTATCGCCAGCCGGAAATCGAGGGATTTTAG
- a CDS encoding HNH endonuclease → MNSRQHFFRYIKDNEINPMFFMWMGLKFQDFEMRFKNPSGKYLCKTTIRHMAKHVLRFESSQGRISFQEAKDKIGNPDDNLSWVKSNIPFGLTFTDADRLENIKVYTVSLSKLFTESERFKQYLQVRNKLYENLKDLEEQNSAYRKRVFDRRSFPPKLKYLIFERDNFTCQICLRSKEKLIEADLHLEADHIIEWEDGGKTCYKNGQAVCSACNKAKHAAKKARI, encoded by the coding sequence ATGAATTCGAGACAACATTTTTTCAGGTATATCAAAGACAACGAGATCAACCCAATGTTTTTCATGTGGATGGGGTTAAAATTTCAGGATTTTGAAATGCGTTTTAAGAACCCATCCGGAAAATACCTCTGTAAAACGACTATTCGTCATATGGCCAAACACGTGCTGAGGTTTGAATCATCGCAAGGTAGAATCAGCTTTCAGGAAGCTAAAGATAAAATCGGTAATCCTGATGACAATTTGAGCTGGGTCAAAAGCAATATACCGTTTGGGCTAACATTCACAGATGCTGACCGACTAGAGAATATTAAAGTCTATACCGTTAGTTTATCAAAATTGTTCACTGAATCCGAACGGTTCAAGCAATACCTGCAGGTGCGCAATAAGCTGTATGAAAACTTGAAAGACCTCGAAGAACAAAACAGTGCCTATCGGAAAAGGGTTTTTGACAGACGCAGCTTTCCGCCGAAATTGAAATACCTGATATTCGAACGGGATAATTTCACTTGCCAGATTTGTTTGCGAAGCAAAGAGAAGCTCATTGAAGCTGATCTTCATCTGGAAGCAGACCATATTATCGAGTGGGAAGATGGCGGAAAAACATGTTACAAAAACGGACAGGCTGTCTGCTCTGCCTGTAACAAGGCGAAACATGCCGCCAAAAAGGCAAGAATATAA
- a CDS encoding transposase, giving the protein MNTITFVTELFSRIDDTMIENKIQKHPLSSFYPSEVATLAFLFAIKGVGNRAFYRWIKRDWQEYFPNLPERTRLFRLFKRHRHLTSFFMAEPTVLGIIDSYGIELIHPVREGRSDQQIGKKGKSNYRWIVGCKLCLVINQFGLISAWDCDTANVHDTVFQHLIKELQEHMIIFADQHFHAKEGDPDNLKICQRGRWNQRMLIETVFSMLTLVCHFKKVMHRKWDYFVNVYSEKAMGANE; this is encoded by the coding sequence ATGAACACAATCACTTTTGTAACCGAGCTATTTTCTCGTATTGATGATACAATGATTGAAAATAAGATACAGAAACACCCATTATCATCGTTTTATCCCAGTGAAGTAGCGACTCTGGCTTTTTTGTTTGCTATCAAGGGTGTTGGGAACCGGGCTTTCTATCGCTGGATTAAACGAGATTGGCAAGAATATTTTCCAAATCTGCCTGAACGAACCCGGCTTTTCCGGCTATTCAAGAGACACCGCCACCTGACCAGCTTTTTTATGGCAGAGCCCACTGTGCTCGGCATTATCGATTCTTACGGCATTGAGTTGATCCATCCCGTCCGTGAAGGTCGAAGTGACCAACAGATCGGCAAAAAAGGCAAATCCAATTATCGCTGGATTGTTGGATGCAAACTTTGCCTTGTCATAAACCAGTTCGGATTGATCTCCGCCTGGGATTGTGATACTGCCAATGTCCATGATACGGTATTCCAACATTTAATAAAAGAGCTCCAGGAACATATGATTATCTTTGCCGATCAGCATTTTCATGCAAAAGAAGGCGATCCCGACAACTTGAAAATATGTCAACGGGGGCGATGGAATCAGCGAATGCTCATTGAAACGGTATTCTCCATGCTCACTTTAGTCTGTCATTTTAAAAAAGTAATGCACCGAAAATGGGATTATTTCGTAAATGTCTATTCTGAGAAAGCCATGGGTGCAAACGAATAG
- a CDS encoding acyl-CoA thioesterase, which produces MELLNLDDFPLKTFDKIRYADTDRQGHVNNATFSTFLETGRVEVLYNAEFPVLFANSSFVIASLKLAFLKEIKWPGQVEIGTGILKTGNSSLHLYQQLFQNGSCVATAETVIVQVDNNGGRSTPLTDTAKETLAKWSLNFNSL; this is translated from the coding sequence ATGGAATTGCTCAATCTTGATGATTTTCCATTGAAAACTTTTGACAAAATTCGATATGCCGATACCGATCGGCAGGGACATGTCAACAACGCAACTTTTTCCACTTTTTTGGAAACCGGCCGGGTTGAAGTTTTGTACAATGCTGAATTCCCTGTTCTCTTTGCAAACTCAAGCTTTGTAATTGCTTCACTTAAACTGGCATTTTTAAAGGAAATAAAATGGCCTGGGCAGGTAGAAATCGGAACCGGGATATTGAAAACCGGCAACAGTTCGCTCCATCTTTATCAACAGCTTTTTCAAAATGGGTCATGCGTTGCCACTGCCGAAACCGTAATTGTTCAAGTTGATAACAATGGCGGACGGAGCACTCCGTTAACTGATACAGCAAAAGAAACGCTGGCAAAATGGTCACTAAATTTTAATTCATTATGA
- a CDS encoding TonB family protein: MKKAVLLSVIGHSLLLFLICGWSIFAGKPSRLQGYPKKISATLVQSSPDLAKQSVRTPRQQQSRPQPPQPKKTIPQKTEPPRSKPSATSESSEAPQPEGSTVSTDDQSFPFPQYLAMIQSRVEREWQKPRKPTAGMRCVVNFEIDRYGNSGKLNLQISSDDREFDFSAMQAVERAAPFPPLPPAYSQPVLNVHFEFIARD, from the coding sequence ATGAAAAAAGCTGTATTGCTATCGGTTATCGGTCATTCACTGCTGCTGTTTTTGATTTGTGGATGGAGCATTTTCGCCGGGAAACCGTCCCGGCTGCAGGGCTATCCGAAAAAAATTTCGGCAACCCTGGTTCAAAGCAGCCCGGATTTGGCAAAACAATCTGTCCGGACACCGCGCCAACAGCAATCCCGTCCGCAGCCGCCGCAACCGAAAAAAACAATACCGCAAAAAACGGAACCGCCCCGGAGCAAACCGTCTGCAACATCCGAAAGCAGCGAAGCGCCACAACCGGAAGGCAGCACTGTTTCCACCGATGACCAAAGTTTTCCATTTCCGCAATATCTGGCGATGATCCAGAGCCGGGTGGAGCGCGAATGGCAAAAACCCCGAAAACCGACAGCCGGGATGCGCTGCGTGGTTAATTTTGAAATTGACCGTTATGGCAATTCCGGCAAGCTCAATTTGCAAATCAGCAGCGATGATCGTGAATTTGATTTTTCGGCGATGCAGGCGGTTGAGCGTGCCGCACCGTTTCCCCCGTTACCGCCGGCATATTCCCAACCAGTACTCAACGTGCATTTTGAATTTATTGCCAGAGATTAA
- a CDS encoding methyltransferase: protein MLSRKFIKPVADRLIRPLILRYTASERGYRYGDIRIRVKPGVFHPGFFFSTKVLLKYLKKLDLDEQRFLEIGAGSGLVSLFAAKRGAIVTATDISEIAFANIAENALRNSVEIAVIHSDLFENLPHQPFDVIVVNPPFFPKNPQNEAQFAWYCGKNHDYFHRFFAQLPTFISPETTVMLILSDVCDIAEIQQIARENGLAMTTVFRKKVWWETNTIFRIEKSGALR from the coding sequence ATGCTCAGCCGAAAATTCATCAAACCGGTTGCGGATCGGTTGATTCGTCCGCTGATTTTGCGTTACACTGCCAGCGAGCGCGGCTATCGCTACGGCGATATTCGCATTCGCGTGAAACCGGGCGTGTTTCATCCGGGCTTCTTTTTTAGCACAAAAGTGCTGCTCAAGTATTTGAAAAAACTGGATTTGGATGAACAGCGATTTTTGGAGATCGGCGCAGGCAGCGGGCTGGTATCGCTGTTCGCCGCGAAACGCGGCGCAATCGTCACAGCAACAGACATCAGCGAAATTGCCTTTGCAAACATCGCAGAAAATGCTTTGCGAAACAGCGTAGAAATTGCCGTTATCCACTCCGATTTGTTCGAAAACCTGCCGCACCAACCGTTCGATGTTATCGTTGTAAACCCGCCGTTTTTTCCAAAAAATCCCCAAAATGAAGCGCAATTCGCATGGTATTGCGGCAAAAATCATGATTATTTTCATCGGTTTTTTGCACAGTTACCCACGTTCATTTCGCCGGAAACCACCGTGATGTTGATCCTTTCGGATGTTTGCGACATCGCCGAAATTCAGCAGATCGCCCGCGAAAACGGGCTGGCGATGACCACTGTTTTTCGGAAAAAAGTATGGTGGGAGACGAACACTATTTTCCGGATTGAGAAATCCGGCGCTCTCCGCTGA
- the pal gene encoding peptidoglycan-associated lipoprotein Pal, producing the protein MGCSGTKKELPPLDLGESQPQPIENTTPKPVETQPQTLPKPQEKPTVPLSLNTVYFDYDQSELRGDTYRALEDNLVVLKAYPEVDILLEGHCDERGTVEYNLALGDRRANAVRSFLLSRGIIGNRIQTVSYGKERPLDTRQTEAAYAQNRRVEFVIRK; encoded by the coding sequence ATGGGATGTTCCGGCACGAAAAAAGAATTGCCGCCGCTGGATTTGGGTGAATCGCAACCGCAGCCGATTGAAAACACGACTCCTAAACCGGTGGAAACACAGCCGCAAACCTTACCGAAGCCGCAGGAAAAACCCACAGTTCCGCTAAGTTTGAACACCGTTTATTTTGATTATGATCAATCGGAACTTCGGGGGGATACTTATCGGGCGTTGGAGGACAATCTGGTTGTGCTTAAAGCATATCCCGAAGTGGATATTTTGCTCGAGGGGCACTGCGACGAACGCGGGACGGTTGAATATAACCTTGCATTGGGCGACCGGCGAGCCAATGCCGTTCGCTCGTTTTTGCTGAGCAGAGGCATTATCGGAAACAGGATTCAAACCGTCAGCTATGGGAAGGAACGCCCGCTCGATACGCGGCAAACCGAAGCCGCATATGCCCAAAACCGTCGCGTGGAGTTTGTTATCCGCAAATAG
- a CDS encoding biopolymer transporter ExbD, translated as MTSLVDVTLVLLIIFMISAPFIRGGVKLDLPSAEIREKHPANAISVAVNQYGQVYFDHQNISDEELSRRLSAVFSTASDTPVLLEGDAAANYGRIIEVMDAIRSAGFENVGLVLNTLDKR; from the coding sequence GTGACATCGTTAGTTGATGTTACGCTGGTTTTGCTGATAATTTTTATGATATCCGCGCCGTTTATCCGGGGTGGCGTAAAGCTCGATTTGCCTTCGGCGGAAATCCGGGAAAAACATCCTGCCAATGCAATTTCGGTGGCGGTTAACCAATACGGACAGGTGTATTTTGATCATCAAAATATATCTGATGAAGAATTAAGCCGTCGGTTAAGTGCCGTATTTTCAACAGCTTCGGATACGCCGGTTTTGCTGGAAGGCGATGCCGCCGCCAACTACGGGCGAATTATCGAAGTGATGGATGCCATCCGCAGCGCCGGTTTCGAGAATGTCGGTTTGGTGCTAAATACGCTGGATAAACGATGA